The following proteins come from a genomic window of Corallococcus sp. NCRR:
- a CDS encoding DUF2085 domain-containing protein, translated as MFWLSHHHPDEYNRTYVLAGVRVCARCLGTYPVLAAVFAGLFALKAPLQWEWDVPVVLGLTLPALVDWAVGRFRPASGSNAVRTLTGILLGVGLGRSLYVHVQRPLPAVLLAQALLVTGVAVPVILATYRRPRPE; from the coding sequence GTGTTCTGGCTCAGCCATCATCACCCGGATGAGTACAACCGCACGTACGTGCTCGCGGGCGTGCGCGTGTGCGCGCGGTGCCTGGGCACGTACCCGGTGCTCGCCGCCGTCTTCGCCGGCCTGTTCGCGCTGAAGGCGCCGCTCCAGTGGGAGTGGGACGTGCCGGTGGTGCTGGGGCTCACGCTGCCCGCGCTCGTGGACTGGGCGGTGGGACGCTTCCGGCCCGCTTCGGGTTCCAACGCGGTGCGCACGCTGACGGGCATCCTGTTGGGAGTGGGGCTCGGCCGCTCGCTGTACGTGCATGTGCAGCGCCCGCTACCGGCGGTGCTGCTGGCGCAGGCACTTCTGGTGACAGGGGTGGCGGTCCCTGTCATTCTCGCCACTTACCGGCGGCCACGGCCGGAATAG